A window of the Loxodonta africana isolate mLoxAfr1 chromosome 3, mLoxAfr1.hap2, whole genome shotgun sequence genome harbors these coding sequences:
- the MAP7D1 gene encoding MAP7 domain-containing protein 1 isoform X9 yields MESGPDAEPGLGAPPGMAARTPPEPRPSPEGDPFPPPPPMSALIPDTPPDTPPAMKNPTSPKQLPLEPENPSEQVGCGPVPPQEESPSSEVKSRGPTPPATGLRDARPPRRSSQPSPTAVPTSDSPSTKQDAKKAGERHKLAKERREERAKYLAAKKAVWLEKEEKAKALREKQLQERRRRLEEQRLKAEQRRAALEERQRQKLEKNKERYEAAIQRSVKKTWAEIRQQRWSWAGALHHGSPGHKTSGSRCSVSAVNLPKHVDSIINKRLSKSSATLWNSPSRNRSLQLSAWESSIVDRLMTPTLSFLARSRSAVTLPRNGRDQAVPVCPRSASASPLTPCSAPRSVHRCAPAGERRKPSAGGSPAPARRRPEASPVQKKEKKDKERENEKEKSALARERSLKKRQSLPASLRPRLSAGAASELSPKSKARPSSPSTSWHRPASPCPSSSPGPGHALPPKPPSPRGTTASPKGRIRRKDESKESPSMAEPEDKNQSKGRASDEKESAAPASPAPSPVPSPIPAQPQKEQPTVEAPAAPAPPVTPSKPMAGTTDREEATRLLAEKRRQAREQREREEQERRLQAERDKRMREEQLAREAEAQAEREAEARRREEQEAREKAQAELEEQERLQKQKEEAEARSREEAERQRLEREKHFQREEQERQERKKRLEEIMKRTRKSEAAETKKQDGKETKVNNSSPDPVKTVEARPSALQKEAVQKEELTPQETQWSLPNKESPGSLVNGLQPLLSHQENGFSPKGPPGDKSLGRTPETLLPFAEAEAFLKKAVVQPPQVTEVL; encoded by the exons ATGGAGAGCGGCCCGGATGCCGAGCCGGGCCTCGGCGCACCCCCAG GTATGGCAGCCAGGACCCCCCCAGAGCCAAGACCTTCTCCAGAAGGCGACCCCTTCCCACCACCGCCACCGATGTCAGCCCTCATCCCCGACACTCCCCCGGATACCCCTCCTGCCATGAAGAACCCTACTAGCCCTAAGCAGCTCCCACTGGAACCAGAGAATCCCTCAGAGCAGGTCGGGTGTGGGCCAGTCCCTCCACAAGAGGAGTCCCCTTCCTCTGAAGTGAAGAGCAGGGGACCCACTCCACCTGCTACAGGCCTGCGAGATGCCAGGCCTCCTCGAAGGAGCAGCCAGCCATCTCCAACAGCAGTGCCAACCTCCGACAGTCCCTCAACCAAGCAAG ATGctaagaaggcaggagagagacACAAGCTGGCAAAGGAGCGGCGAGAAGAGCGGGCCAAGTACCTGG CGGCCAAGAAGGCAGTGTGGCTGGAGAAAGAGGAAAAGGCCAAGGCTCTGCGGGAGAAGCAGCTCCAGGAGCGCCGGAGGCGACTGGAGGAGCAGCGGCTTAAAGCCGAGCAGCGCCGAGCGGCCCTGGAGGAGCGGCAGCGGCAGAAGCTTGAGAAAAATAAG GAGCGCTATGAAGCAGCCATTCAGAGGTCAGTGAAGAAGACGTGGGCCGAAATCCGGCAGCAGCGCTGGTCTTGGGCAGGAGCCCTGCACCACGGCTCACCAGGACATAAGACCA GTGGGAGCAGGTGCTCCGTGTCGGCAGTAAACCTGCCCAAACACGTGGACTCTATAATCAACAAGCGGCTCTCAAAGTCCTCTGCCACGCTCTGGAACTCCCCCAGTAGAA ATCGGAGCCTGCAACTGAGCGCATGGGAGAGCAGCATTGTGGACCGTCTGATGACGCCCACTCTCTCCTTCCTGGCACGGAGTCGCAGCGCGGTCACATTGCCCCGCAATGGCCGGGACCAGG CCGTGCCTGTGTGCCCGCGCTCGGCCTCTGCCAGTCCCCTGACACCGTGCAGCGCCCCCCGGAGCGTGCACCGCTGCGCCCCCGCGGGGGAGCGCCGCAAGCCCAGCGCTGGGGGCAGCCCGGCTCCAGCCCGCCGCCGGCCCGAGGCCTCACCG gtgcagaaaaaggaaaagaaggacaAGGAGCGGGAAAACGAGAAGGAGAAAAGCGCGCTGGCAAGGGAGCGCAGCCTCAAGAAGCGCCAGTCGCTGCCTGCCTCGCTGCGCCCACGCCTATCCGCAGGCGCCGCCTCTGAGCTCAG TCCCAAATCCAAGGCTCGGCCATCCTCTCCCTCCACCTCCTGGCACAGGCCTGCCTCTCCTTGCCCCAGCTCCAGCCCAGGGCCAGGCCATGCTCTGCCCCCAAAGCCACCATCCCCCCGAGGAACAACTGCATCACCCAAGGGGCGCATTCGGAGGAAGGATGAGTCAAAGGAGAGCCCCAGCATGGCAGAGCCTGAGGACAAGAACCAGAGCAAGGGCAGGGCCAGTGACGAGAAGGAGTCAGCAGCCCCAGCCTCACCAGCACCCTCGCCTGTGCCCTCACCCATACCAGCCCAGCCCCAGAAAGAGCAGCCCACAGTGGAGGCCCCTGCAG cccctgctcccccGGTGACCCCTAGCAAACCCATGGCCGGAACCACAGACCGGGAGGAGGCCACTCGGCTCCTGGCTGAGAAGCGGCGCCAGGCCCGGGAGCAGCGGGAACGCGAGGAGCAGGAGCGGAGGCTGCAGGCAGAACGGGACAA GCGAATGAGAGAAGAGCAGCTGGCGCGGGAGGCCGAGGCCCAGGCTGAGCGGGAGGCCGAGGCCCGCAGGCGGGAGGAGCAGGAGGCCAGAGAGAAGGCTCAGGCCGAGCTAGAGGAGCAGGAGCGGCTGCAGAAGCAG AAAGAGGAGGCCGAAGCTCGGTCCCGGGAAGAAGCGGAGCGGCAGCGATTGGAGCGGGAAAAGCACTTCCAGCGCGAGGAGCAGGAGCGGCAAGAGCGCAAAAAG CGCCTGGAGGAGATCATGAAGAGGACTCGGAAGTCTGAAGCTGCTGAAACCAAG AAGCAGGATGGAAAGGAGACAAAAGTCAACAATTCCAGTCCAG ACCCTGTGAAAACTGTGGAGGCTCGACCCTCAGCACTGCAGAAAGAGGCTGTGCAGAAAGAGGAACTGACCCCCCAGGAAACACAGTGGAG CCTGCCAAACAAGGAGTCACCAGGGTCCCTGGTGAATGGCCTGCAGCCTCTCCTATCGCACCAGGAGAATGGCTTCTCCCCCAAGGGACCCCCAGGGGACAAAAGTCTGGGCCGAACACCAGAGACACTGCTGCCCTTTGCAGAGGCAGAAGCCTTCCTCAAGAAAGCTGTGGTGCAGCCCCCGCAGGTCACAG AAGTCCTTTAG
- the MAP7D1 gene encoding MAP7 domain-containing protein 1 isoform X5: MESGPDAEPGLGAPPGMAARTPPEPRPSPEGDPFPPPPPMSALIPDTPPDTPPAMKNPTSPKQLPLEPENPSEQVGCGPVPPQEESPSSEVKSRGPTPPATGLRDARPPRRSSQPSPTAVPTSDSPSTKQDAKKAGERHKLAKERREERAKYLAAKKAVWLEKEEKAKALREKQLQERRRRLEEQRLKAEQRRAALEERQRQKLEKNKERYEAAIQRSVKKTWAEIRQQRWSWAGALHHGSPGHKTSGSRCSVSAVNLPKHVDSIINKRLSKSSATLWNSPSRNRSLQLSAWESSIVDRLMTPTLSFLARSRSAVTLPRNGRDQAVPVCPRSASASPLTPCSAPRSVHRCAPAGERRKPSAGGSPAPARRRPEASPVQKKEKKDKERENEKEKSALARERSLKKRQSLPASLRPRLSAGAASELSPKSKARPSSPSTSWHRPASPCPSSSPGPGHALPPKPPSPRGTTASPKGRIRRKDESKESPSMAEPEDKNQSKGRASDEKESAAPASPAPSPVPSPIPAQPQKEQPTVEAPAGTAVLISPPAPAPPVTPSKPMAGTTDREEATRLLAEKRRQAREQREREEQERRLQAERDKRMREEQLAREAEAQAEREAEARRREEQEAREKAQAELEEQERLQKQKEEAEARSREEAERQRLEREKHFQREEQERQERKKRLEEIMKRTRKSEAAETKQKQDGKETKVNNSSPDPVKTVEARPSALQKEAVQKEELTPQETQWSLPNKESPGSLVNGLQPLLSHQENGFSPKGPPGDKSLGRTPETLLPFAEAEAFLKKAVVQPPQVTEVL; the protein is encoded by the exons ATGGAGAGCGGCCCGGATGCCGAGCCGGGCCTCGGCGCACCCCCAG GTATGGCAGCCAGGACCCCCCCAGAGCCAAGACCTTCTCCAGAAGGCGACCCCTTCCCACCACCGCCACCGATGTCAGCCCTCATCCCCGACACTCCCCCGGATACCCCTCCTGCCATGAAGAACCCTACTAGCCCTAAGCAGCTCCCACTGGAACCAGAGAATCCCTCAGAGCAGGTCGGGTGTGGGCCAGTCCCTCCACAAGAGGAGTCCCCTTCCTCTGAAGTGAAGAGCAGGGGACCCACTCCACCTGCTACAGGCCTGCGAGATGCCAGGCCTCCTCGAAGGAGCAGCCAGCCATCTCCAACAGCAGTGCCAACCTCCGACAGTCCCTCAACCAAGCAAG ATGctaagaaggcaggagagagacACAAGCTGGCAAAGGAGCGGCGAGAAGAGCGGGCCAAGTACCTGG CGGCCAAGAAGGCAGTGTGGCTGGAGAAAGAGGAAAAGGCCAAGGCTCTGCGGGAGAAGCAGCTCCAGGAGCGCCGGAGGCGACTGGAGGAGCAGCGGCTTAAAGCCGAGCAGCGCCGAGCGGCCCTGGAGGAGCGGCAGCGGCAGAAGCTTGAGAAAAATAAG GAGCGCTATGAAGCAGCCATTCAGAGGTCAGTGAAGAAGACGTGGGCCGAAATCCGGCAGCAGCGCTGGTCTTGGGCAGGAGCCCTGCACCACGGCTCACCAGGACATAAGACCA GTGGGAGCAGGTGCTCCGTGTCGGCAGTAAACCTGCCCAAACACGTGGACTCTATAATCAACAAGCGGCTCTCAAAGTCCTCTGCCACGCTCTGGAACTCCCCCAGTAGAA ATCGGAGCCTGCAACTGAGCGCATGGGAGAGCAGCATTGTGGACCGTCTGATGACGCCCACTCTCTCCTTCCTGGCACGGAGTCGCAGCGCGGTCACATTGCCCCGCAATGGCCGGGACCAGG CCGTGCCTGTGTGCCCGCGCTCGGCCTCTGCCAGTCCCCTGACACCGTGCAGCGCCCCCCGGAGCGTGCACCGCTGCGCCCCCGCGGGGGAGCGCCGCAAGCCCAGCGCTGGGGGCAGCCCGGCTCCAGCCCGCCGCCGGCCCGAGGCCTCACCG gtgcagaaaaaggaaaagaaggacaAGGAGCGGGAAAACGAGAAGGAGAAAAGCGCGCTGGCAAGGGAGCGCAGCCTCAAGAAGCGCCAGTCGCTGCCTGCCTCGCTGCGCCCACGCCTATCCGCAGGCGCCGCCTCTGAGCTCAG TCCCAAATCCAAGGCTCGGCCATCCTCTCCCTCCACCTCCTGGCACAGGCCTGCCTCTCCTTGCCCCAGCTCCAGCCCAGGGCCAGGCCATGCTCTGCCCCCAAAGCCACCATCCCCCCGAGGAACAACTGCATCACCCAAGGGGCGCATTCGGAGGAAGGATGAGTCAAAGGAGAGCCCCAGCATGGCAGAGCCTGAGGACAAGAACCAGAGCAAGGGCAGGGCCAGTGACGAGAAGGAGTCAGCAGCCCCAGCCTCACCAGCACCCTCGCCTGTGCCCTCACCCATACCAGCCCAGCCCCAGAAAGAGCAGCCCACAGTGGAGGCCCCTGCAG GTACTGCTGTCCTGATCtcacccccagcccctgctcccccGGTGACCCCTAGCAAACCCATGGCCGGAACCACAGACCGGGAGGAGGCCACTCGGCTCCTGGCTGAGAAGCGGCGCCAGGCCCGGGAGCAGCGGGAACGCGAGGAGCAGGAGCGGAGGCTGCAGGCAGAACGGGACAA GCGAATGAGAGAAGAGCAGCTGGCGCGGGAGGCCGAGGCCCAGGCTGAGCGGGAGGCCGAGGCCCGCAGGCGGGAGGAGCAGGAGGCCAGAGAGAAGGCTCAGGCCGAGCTAGAGGAGCAGGAGCGGCTGCAGAAGCAG AAAGAGGAGGCCGAAGCTCGGTCCCGGGAAGAAGCGGAGCGGCAGCGATTGGAGCGGGAAAAGCACTTCCAGCGCGAGGAGCAGGAGCGGCAAGAGCGCAAAAAG CGCCTGGAGGAGATCATGAAGAGGACTCGGAAGTCTGAAGCTGCTGAAACCAAG CAGAAGCAGGATGGAAAGGAGACAAAAGTCAACAATTCCAGTCCAG ACCCTGTGAAAACTGTGGAGGCTCGACCCTCAGCACTGCAGAAAGAGGCTGTGCAGAAAGAGGAACTGACCCCCCAGGAAACACAGTGGAG CCTGCCAAACAAGGAGTCACCAGGGTCCCTGGTGAATGGCCTGCAGCCTCTCCTATCGCACCAGGAGAATGGCTTCTCCCCCAAGGGACCCCCAGGGGACAAAAGTCTGGGCCGAACACCAGAGACACTGCTGCCCTTTGCAGAGGCAGAAGCCTTCCTCAAGAAAGCTGTGGTGCAGCCCCCGCAGGTCACAG AAGTCCTTTAG
- the MAP7D1 gene encoding MAP7 domain-containing protein 1 isoform X4, with amino-acid sequence MESGPDAEPGLGAPPGMAARTPPEPRPSPEGDPFPPPPPMSALIPDTPPDTPPAMKNPTSPKQLPLEPENPSEQVGCGPVPPQEESPSSEVKSRGPTPPATGLRDARPPRRSSQPSPTAVPTSDSPSTKQDAKKAGERHKLAKERREERAKYLAAKKAVWLEKEEKAKALREKQLQERRRRLEEQRLKAEQRRAALEERQRQKLEKNKERYEAAIQRSVKKTWAEIRQQRWSWAGALHHGSPGHKTSGSRCSVSAVNLPKHVDSIINKRLSKSSATLWNSPSRNRSLQLSAWESSIVDRLMTPTLSFLARSRSAVTLPRNGRDQAVPVCPRSASASPLTPCSAPRSVHRCAPAGERRKPSAGGSPAPARRRPEASPKKEKKDKERENEKEKSALARERSLKKRQSLPASLRPRLSAGAASELSPKSKARPSSPSTSWHRPASPCPSSSPGPGHALPPKPPSPRGTTASPKGRIRRKDESKESPSMAEPEDKNQSKGRASDEKESAAPASPAPSPVPSPIPAQPQKEQPTVEAPAGGHEERELRGTAVLISPPAPAPPVTPSKPMAGTTDREEATRLLAEKRRQAREQREREEQERRLQAERDKRMREEQLAREAEAQAEREAEARRREEQEAREKAQAELEEQERLQKQKEEAEARSREEAERQRLEREKHFQREEQERQERKKRLEEIMKRTRKSEAAETKQKQDGKETKVNNSSPDPVKTVEARPSALQKEAVQKEELTPQETQWSLPNKESPGSLVNGLQPLLSHQENGFSPKGPPGDKSLGRTPETLLPFAEAEAFLKKAVVQPPQVTEVL; translated from the exons ATGGAGAGCGGCCCGGATGCCGAGCCGGGCCTCGGCGCACCCCCAG GTATGGCAGCCAGGACCCCCCCAGAGCCAAGACCTTCTCCAGAAGGCGACCCCTTCCCACCACCGCCACCGATGTCAGCCCTCATCCCCGACACTCCCCCGGATACCCCTCCTGCCATGAAGAACCCTACTAGCCCTAAGCAGCTCCCACTGGAACCAGAGAATCCCTCAGAGCAGGTCGGGTGTGGGCCAGTCCCTCCACAAGAGGAGTCCCCTTCCTCTGAAGTGAAGAGCAGGGGACCCACTCCACCTGCTACAGGCCTGCGAGATGCCAGGCCTCCTCGAAGGAGCAGCCAGCCATCTCCAACAGCAGTGCCAACCTCCGACAGTCCCTCAACCAAGCAAG ATGctaagaaggcaggagagagacACAAGCTGGCAAAGGAGCGGCGAGAAGAGCGGGCCAAGTACCTGG CGGCCAAGAAGGCAGTGTGGCTGGAGAAAGAGGAAAAGGCCAAGGCTCTGCGGGAGAAGCAGCTCCAGGAGCGCCGGAGGCGACTGGAGGAGCAGCGGCTTAAAGCCGAGCAGCGCCGAGCGGCCCTGGAGGAGCGGCAGCGGCAGAAGCTTGAGAAAAATAAG GAGCGCTATGAAGCAGCCATTCAGAGGTCAGTGAAGAAGACGTGGGCCGAAATCCGGCAGCAGCGCTGGTCTTGGGCAGGAGCCCTGCACCACGGCTCACCAGGACATAAGACCA GTGGGAGCAGGTGCTCCGTGTCGGCAGTAAACCTGCCCAAACACGTGGACTCTATAATCAACAAGCGGCTCTCAAAGTCCTCTGCCACGCTCTGGAACTCCCCCAGTAGAA ATCGGAGCCTGCAACTGAGCGCATGGGAGAGCAGCATTGTGGACCGTCTGATGACGCCCACTCTCTCCTTCCTGGCACGGAGTCGCAGCGCGGTCACATTGCCCCGCAATGGCCGGGACCAGG CCGTGCCTGTGTGCCCGCGCTCGGCCTCTGCCAGTCCCCTGACACCGTGCAGCGCCCCCCGGAGCGTGCACCGCTGCGCCCCCGCGGGGGAGCGCCGCAAGCCCAGCGCTGGGGGCAGCCCGGCTCCAGCCCGCCGCCGGCCCGAGGCCTCACCG aaaaaggaaaagaaggacaAGGAGCGGGAAAACGAGAAGGAGAAAAGCGCGCTGGCAAGGGAGCGCAGCCTCAAGAAGCGCCAGTCGCTGCCTGCCTCGCTGCGCCCACGCCTATCCGCAGGCGCCGCCTCTGAGCTCAG TCCCAAATCCAAGGCTCGGCCATCCTCTCCCTCCACCTCCTGGCACAGGCCTGCCTCTCCTTGCCCCAGCTCCAGCCCAGGGCCAGGCCATGCTCTGCCCCCAAAGCCACCATCCCCCCGAGGAACAACTGCATCACCCAAGGGGCGCATTCGGAGGAAGGATGAGTCAAAGGAGAGCCCCAGCATGGCAGAGCCTGAGGACAAGAACCAGAGCAAGGGCAGGGCCAGTGACGAGAAGGAGTCAGCAGCCCCAGCCTCACCAGCACCCTCGCCTGTGCCCTCACCCATACCAGCCCAGCCCCAGAAAGAGCAGCCCACAGTGGAGGCCCCTGCAGGTGGGCATGAAGAGAGGGAACTGAGAG GTACTGCTGTCCTGATCtcacccccagcccctgctcccccGGTGACCCCTAGCAAACCCATGGCCGGAACCACAGACCGGGAGGAGGCCACTCGGCTCCTGGCTGAGAAGCGGCGCCAGGCCCGGGAGCAGCGGGAACGCGAGGAGCAGGAGCGGAGGCTGCAGGCAGAACGGGACAA GCGAATGAGAGAAGAGCAGCTGGCGCGGGAGGCCGAGGCCCAGGCTGAGCGGGAGGCCGAGGCCCGCAGGCGGGAGGAGCAGGAGGCCAGAGAGAAGGCTCAGGCCGAGCTAGAGGAGCAGGAGCGGCTGCAGAAGCAG AAAGAGGAGGCCGAAGCTCGGTCCCGGGAAGAAGCGGAGCGGCAGCGATTGGAGCGGGAAAAGCACTTCCAGCGCGAGGAGCAGGAGCGGCAAGAGCGCAAAAAG CGCCTGGAGGAGATCATGAAGAGGACTCGGAAGTCTGAAGCTGCTGAAACCAAG CAGAAGCAGGATGGAAAGGAGACAAAAGTCAACAATTCCAGTCCAG ACCCTGTGAAAACTGTGGAGGCTCGACCCTCAGCACTGCAGAAAGAGGCTGTGCAGAAAGAGGAACTGACCCCCCAGGAAACACAGTGGAG CCTGCCAAACAAGGAGTCACCAGGGTCCCTGGTGAATGGCCTGCAGCCTCTCCTATCGCACCAGGAGAATGGCTTCTCCCCCAAGGGACCCCCAGGGGACAAAAGTCTGGGCCGAACACCAGAGACACTGCTGCCCTTTGCAGAGGCAGAAGCCTTCCTCAAGAAAGCTGTGGTGCAGCCCCCGCAGGTCACAG AAGTCCTTTAG
- the MAP7D1 gene encoding MAP7 domain-containing protein 1 isoform X3, translated as MESGPDAEPGLGAPPGMAARTPPEPRPSPEGDPFPPPPPMSALIPDTPPDTPPAMKNPTSPKQLPLEPENPSEQVGCGPVPPQEESPSSEVKSRGPTPPATGLRDARPPRRSSQPSPTAVPTSDSPSTKQDAKKAGERHKLAKERREERAKYLAAKKAVWLEKEEKAKALREKQLQERRRRLEEQRLKAEQRRAALEERQRQKLEKNKERYEAAIQRSVKKTWAEIRQQRWSWAGALHHGSPGHKTSGSRCSVSAVNLPKHVDSIINKRLSKSSATLWNSPSRNRSLQLSAWESSIVDRLMTPTLSFLARSRSAVTLPRNGRDQAVPVCPRSASASPLTPCSAPRSVHRCAPAGERRKPSAGGSPAPARRRPEASPVQKKEKKDKERENEKEKSALARERSLKKRQSLPASLRPRLSAGAASELSPKSKARPSSPSTSWHRPASPCPSSSPGPGHALPPKPPSPRGTTASPKGRIRRKDESKESPSMAEPEDKNQSKGRASDEKESAAPASPAPSPVPSPIPAQPQKEQPTVEAPAGGHEERELRGTAVLISPPAPAPPVTPSKPMAGTTDREEATRLLAEKRRQAREQREREEQERRLQAERDKRMREEQLAREAEAQAEREAEARRREEQEAREKAQAELEEQERLQKQKEEAEARSREEAERQRLEREKHFQREEQERQERKKRLEEIMKRTRKSEAAETKQKQDGKETKVNNSSPDPVKTVEARPSALQKEAVQKEELTPQETQWSLPNKESPGSLVNGLQPLLSHQENGFSPKGPPGDKSLGRTPETLLPFAEAEAFLKKAVVQPPQVTEVL; from the exons ATGGAGAGCGGCCCGGATGCCGAGCCGGGCCTCGGCGCACCCCCAG GTATGGCAGCCAGGACCCCCCCAGAGCCAAGACCTTCTCCAGAAGGCGACCCCTTCCCACCACCGCCACCGATGTCAGCCCTCATCCCCGACACTCCCCCGGATACCCCTCCTGCCATGAAGAACCCTACTAGCCCTAAGCAGCTCCCACTGGAACCAGAGAATCCCTCAGAGCAGGTCGGGTGTGGGCCAGTCCCTCCACAAGAGGAGTCCCCTTCCTCTGAAGTGAAGAGCAGGGGACCCACTCCACCTGCTACAGGCCTGCGAGATGCCAGGCCTCCTCGAAGGAGCAGCCAGCCATCTCCAACAGCAGTGCCAACCTCCGACAGTCCCTCAACCAAGCAAG ATGctaagaaggcaggagagagacACAAGCTGGCAAAGGAGCGGCGAGAAGAGCGGGCCAAGTACCTGG CGGCCAAGAAGGCAGTGTGGCTGGAGAAAGAGGAAAAGGCCAAGGCTCTGCGGGAGAAGCAGCTCCAGGAGCGCCGGAGGCGACTGGAGGAGCAGCGGCTTAAAGCCGAGCAGCGCCGAGCGGCCCTGGAGGAGCGGCAGCGGCAGAAGCTTGAGAAAAATAAG GAGCGCTATGAAGCAGCCATTCAGAGGTCAGTGAAGAAGACGTGGGCCGAAATCCGGCAGCAGCGCTGGTCTTGGGCAGGAGCCCTGCACCACGGCTCACCAGGACATAAGACCA GTGGGAGCAGGTGCTCCGTGTCGGCAGTAAACCTGCCCAAACACGTGGACTCTATAATCAACAAGCGGCTCTCAAAGTCCTCTGCCACGCTCTGGAACTCCCCCAGTAGAA ATCGGAGCCTGCAACTGAGCGCATGGGAGAGCAGCATTGTGGACCGTCTGATGACGCCCACTCTCTCCTTCCTGGCACGGAGTCGCAGCGCGGTCACATTGCCCCGCAATGGCCGGGACCAGG CCGTGCCTGTGTGCCCGCGCTCGGCCTCTGCCAGTCCCCTGACACCGTGCAGCGCCCCCCGGAGCGTGCACCGCTGCGCCCCCGCGGGGGAGCGCCGCAAGCCCAGCGCTGGGGGCAGCCCGGCTCCAGCCCGCCGCCGGCCCGAGGCCTCACCG gtgcagaaaaaggaaaagaaggacaAGGAGCGGGAAAACGAGAAGGAGAAAAGCGCGCTGGCAAGGGAGCGCAGCCTCAAGAAGCGCCAGTCGCTGCCTGCCTCGCTGCGCCCACGCCTATCCGCAGGCGCCGCCTCTGAGCTCAG TCCCAAATCCAAGGCTCGGCCATCCTCTCCCTCCACCTCCTGGCACAGGCCTGCCTCTCCTTGCCCCAGCTCCAGCCCAGGGCCAGGCCATGCTCTGCCCCCAAAGCCACCATCCCCCCGAGGAACAACTGCATCACCCAAGGGGCGCATTCGGAGGAAGGATGAGTCAAAGGAGAGCCCCAGCATGGCAGAGCCTGAGGACAAGAACCAGAGCAAGGGCAGGGCCAGTGACGAGAAGGAGTCAGCAGCCCCAGCCTCACCAGCACCCTCGCCTGTGCCCTCACCCATACCAGCCCAGCCCCAGAAAGAGCAGCCCACAGTGGAGGCCCCTGCAGGTGGGCATGAAGAGAGGGAACTGAGAG GTACTGCTGTCCTGATCtcacccccagcccctgctcccccGGTGACCCCTAGCAAACCCATGGCCGGAACCACAGACCGGGAGGAGGCCACTCGGCTCCTGGCTGAGAAGCGGCGCCAGGCCCGGGAGCAGCGGGAACGCGAGGAGCAGGAGCGGAGGCTGCAGGCAGAACGGGACAA GCGAATGAGAGAAGAGCAGCTGGCGCGGGAGGCCGAGGCCCAGGCTGAGCGGGAGGCCGAGGCCCGCAGGCGGGAGGAGCAGGAGGCCAGAGAGAAGGCTCAGGCCGAGCTAGAGGAGCAGGAGCGGCTGCAGAAGCAG AAAGAGGAGGCCGAAGCTCGGTCCCGGGAAGAAGCGGAGCGGCAGCGATTGGAGCGGGAAAAGCACTTCCAGCGCGAGGAGCAGGAGCGGCAAGAGCGCAAAAAG CGCCTGGAGGAGATCATGAAGAGGACTCGGAAGTCTGAAGCTGCTGAAACCAAG CAGAAGCAGGATGGAAAGGAGACAAAAGTCAACAATTCCAGTCCAG ACCCTGTGAAAACTGTGGAGGCTCGACCCTCAGCACTGCAGAAAGAGGCTGTGCAGAAAGAGGAACTGACCCCCCAGGAAACACAGTGGAG CCTGCCAAACAAGGAGTCACCAGGGTCCCTGGTGAATGGCCTGCAGCCTCTCCTATCGCACCAGGAGAATGGCTTCTCCCCCAAGGGACCCCCAGGGGACAAAAGTCTGGGCCGAACACCAGAGACACTGCTGCCCTTTGCAGAGGCAGAAGCCTTCCTCAAGAAAGCTGTGGTGCAGCCCCCGCAGGTCACAG AAGTCCTTTAG